Genomic segment of Actinomycetota bacterium:
CGAACCGCCAGCGCCGCCGACGTCACTCAGGCCGTACTCGTGCTCCTTGCCCTCCATCCGGTAGGGACCGAACGCGTCGGCGTCCACGCCGACGAGCCCGTAGGAGTCCTCGAGCCAGTACTCGTTGACGGTGTGGCCGTGGTTGAGCTCCGACGGTTCACGGATGAGGAAGTCCGCGTACCAGTCGCCGACCTCCTCGCGTGGGATGTCGCCGACGCCGATGGGGTTGTGGACGCCGTCGATGCCGAACAGGTCCGAGCCCTCGGGCTCGGTGACGATGAACTCGCGGTCCTGGAAGTCACCCAGGAGCAGGGCGGCGCGGATCTTCTTCACCGGTTGACGGGGCGGCTCGTTCCAGTCGACGCCAGGGATCGGGGTGTAGTCGTCCCACGTCTGCCACTCGGGCAGCTCCCACGACTCGGGATCGACCGGGGCTGGGAAGTCGGTCAGTCCATCTTGTGGGACCTCCTCGGCGAGGTGGTCGGATGCGACCGATGGCGCGGTGCTCCGCGCGGGCGTCGGGACCGCGGTCGTGTCCGCCCCGAGTGGGGCGAACGCCACCGACAGCGCGGCGAGGCCGGTGAGTGCGGCGGGCAGTCGGGTGCGCATGGGGTGATCGCCTTCCTTCGCTCAGGCGCCGATGAGGTGCGCGCGGACGGGCGCGTCAGCGAGGGCAGGGCCCGCAGTGGCGCTCTCGCGAGCCTCGATGACCGCGACCTCGCCGCAGAGCTCTACCGGCGTGGCGGCGACCCGCTCGCGTTTCGCACGCCCGTCGAGCAGGAGGCCGATGATGGGCTCAGCGGCCTGTGCCATCGAGACGAACACGCCGCCGCCCTCCATGGGCTCGGTGGCGATGCCGTGGAGTGCGAGCGCCACCGCCGCATCCTGGGCTTGCTCAGCGTCGAGCACGTAGCCGCAGGGCGGCGGGTCGGCGTACGAGGTCGACTCCTCACGGCTGCCGAGGACCATGCCGTCGATGGTCGTGTCCTCGTCCTGGCCGTTGAAGAACAGCGGGACGTTCCGGTCGGCGCCCTCCTGCGCCTTCTCTTCCTTGGCCTTCTCGCTCTGTGTCGCCACCGCCGCGCCGAGGTCGCGCATGAACCGTAGGGTCTCGTCGATCGCGTCGACGTGAGCGTTGACGCGACGGTTCTGCAGCCCCGCGGTGTTCAGGTCGCCGGTGCCGTTGTTGGGGTTCTGCGTCACCGCGGTCTCGAGGAGGATGCTGGCGACGTGACGCAGGCCAAGGGCGTTGCGGGCGATGCCATCATCCCAGTCGCCGGCCGTCTGCGTCACGTGGTAGTCGTCCTCGAGCGCGCGGTAGCGGCCGTACTCGCCAGCGGTGTAGCCGTCTTCCTCGACACCCTTGGCGACGTAGTCCTCGGCGAGCGTGCGTGCCAGTGCGCGCACGCCCTCGTGGGCGTTGAGGTTGCGCGGCCACAGGTACAGGACCTCGTCGTCGTAGAACACCGGGACGGATGGGCCGTATTCGTGCAGATCGGCGGCGGCGTCCGGCTGCCAGTCACGGATGACTTCCGCGATGGCCTGCCCCTCGGCCGTCCGCAGCTGCATGTGATCCCGGTTGATGTCGATGCCCTGGGAGTTCCGCCGGTTGTTGACGGCGCGGCCGTCGGGGTTCGCGGTGGGTATGAACAGGATCGTCTGGTGCTGCATCTGCCGGATCAGCGTCGGGTCGTCGGTGAACGCAAGGTCGCGGAGGTGGATCAGACAGGCCTCGCGCCCCGCCGGCTCGTTCCCGTGCTGCGTGCACACGAACAGGACGACCGGCTCCTTGGACTCGAGTGCCTCCTCTGCCGTTCGCGGGGCGGTAGCACCGATCGTGACGAGGTGCAGCGGTCGCTCGTGGAGCGTGTGGCCGAGTACCTCCAACCGGACGCGAGACGATCCGGCTGCGACCGCGTCGAGGAAGTCGAGCTCGCCCTGGTGGCTGGTCCAGTCCGCCCCGCCGTTGTCCTCGAACTCGGTCGTCGGCGGGGTGGTCTCCTGCCCGGACGCGGCCAGCGGCAGGAGCGCCGCAGCGAGCGCCGCGACAGCGGTGACGATGATGGGACGGAGCGTGCGCACGGGTTCCCCCTCCGGCTGCCGCGTCGAGGGATCCGCCCCGACGCGTCTCGTGTGGCGGTTCGGTGGGTGCTTCTCCGTTCGGGTCCCGTTGTCCTGCCTCTGGCGACGGCGCATCCGCTCCGTCGATCTCCCGCGGCCTGGGCTCCGTGTGGAGTTGTGCTCAGATGTGAGGCCAGGTCTCCACGCAGCGGGGGCGGGGCGCGCGTGCGCCGGGGCCGAGGTCAGGGGCTGCGGAGACCCGTCACGGCGGCGACGAGGGGCTTCTCGAAGCTGCGGCCGTAGGCCTCGCCGACGTTGTCGAGCGTCGGAGCCAGCACGACCATGCGCTGCTCGCTGTCGATCTCGGTCAGTGGCTGCGTGGTCATCGCGTTGTCCGACTCCGCCACGAGCAGCAGATGCAGGCCGTGCGTGCCGATCGATCCCTGCCAGAACCGCCGTGGGTTCTCGGTGAGGTAACGGGCGTAGTCGGGGTCCTCGGCGTGGCGCTGGGCGTCCCAGCACTCGCGTGGCAGCGGCTCACCGACCTCCTCGCCGGTCTCGGGGTCGAGCTCTCGCCAGGTCGCGAACTCGCCGCTGTCGACCTTGCGACTGCGGAGGTGGGGACCGGGCGACGAGCCGGTGCCGTCGTCGAAACACGCGTCGTCGCGGTAGTAGGGCGTGGCGAAGACGCTCTGGGCCGCTCCGGGGGTGATCTCCTTCAGCGACCAACGCGTGACCAGCGTCCCGTGCTCCCCCGCGATCTGCTCCCAGTGCAGGTTGCCGCTGGGCCCGCTGAACCACGGATCGGTGGTGTCGATGTCGTTGTGGACGCACTCGCCGCTGCACCCGTTCGGGTCGGGGTCGCCCACGGTGACAGGACCACCCAGCGGGTTGCGCTCGTTCACCCATGGGTCATCGAAACGGAACCCGTCGTCGCCCACGTGGAGGTGGCTGTTGCCGAAGACCTCGTCGTCGATGCCGTCGATCGCGACGCCATCGGCGTTGTTCGGGTTGTAGTAGCGCGACACGGCATCGGCGTTGTAGTCCAGCTGGACGTAGATGCCGTCGAGCGGTGGGATGACGTGGACCCGCAGGAAGTTGATCCAGCGGATCTCGTCGCGGTAGAAGATCTCGCGCCGCACGACGTTGGTGCCGGAGTCGGCGCCCCACGTCTCGCGGATCGTGCGGACCGGGCCGGAGCGCTCGCCCATCAGCTGGCTCGAGCCGCCCCAGTTGTTGACCTCCTCCTCGTAGCCGCAGCAGGGGGTCTCGCCGCCGGGGCGCTGCTGGAACGCGCGCGCCTTCCACTGGTCGAGCAGGTCGGTGCCGTAGGTCCAGTCGCCCTCCTCATCCTCCGAGACCGAGATCTCGGTCATGAGCCAGCGACCCTCGTAGCGGAAGCGGTAGCGGGGCGTCGTGATGGTGGCCTGGTCGCCGGGGCGGCGCTGGCGGATCTCCTCGCCCTCGTCGTCGCCGATGCACTCGCCGGTCGCGGGGTCGTGGTAGGGGCCGGGCAGCGCCGCCCCGTAGTTCTCGTAGCTCGACTCGCTGAACAGGAACACGTTGGCGTCGGGGTCGCGCTCGTAGCGGACGTAGCCGCTGGTGGCGTCGAACGCCGGGGCGGGGCCGCCCGTCTCGGTGAGACCGACGTAGACGTAGCTGGTGACGCCGGAGTGGGGGTCGGTCAGTGCGATGTCGTGCATCGCGAGGATGCCTGGCGGCGTCGGAGCGGTCGGGGGTGCCGGCTCGCCGGCATCACGTGCCATGAACACGATCTCGTCGTCGCTGTCGAGTCCCTGCACCGGGTCGACCGCGACGTCGCTGTCGGGCATCGCGAGGCAGGGGTCGTCGGGGTGGCTGGCGCGCCAGCGGAAGCCCTCGCGGTCGAACGCGTAGCTCAGGTGCTGGTCGGTCTCGGAGTAGAAGGCGAACCCGCTGCGGTTGTTGGACAGGAACCGCGGGAACATCTCGTCGACCTGCAGCGGGATCTGCTCGAACGCCTCGCCGGTCCAGCGGTAGCCGAGGATGCGGTCCGTCGGTGGGCCGCTGACGGGTGCGAGCGCCCCGCTGGAGACCCACGGGTCCTCGTACGTGTTGGTCGTGCACGGATCATCGGGCGTGACCGGCGTCTCGTCGATACCGCCAGCGCAGCGCTTGCCGTCCGCGGACCCCGGGTGCACGGACTGGTCGGCGGGGACGGACCACGTCGGGAACGAATCCCCGGTCAGGACGACCGGTTCGGTGTCGCGGACCGGGTCGGTCGCGATCGATGCGGGGTCGTCGGGCAGCAGCTCGGTGACCACCTCCTCGGGCCCCGCGGCCTCGGCGCCACGCGTGTCCGCGAGGTCGCCGGTTGCGGCGGCGGAACCGAGCGTGGACGCGGCAAGCGCGAGGACGAGGGTGAGGCGGACGGGGCGCATCGGGGCGTGCTCCGGCTGAGGAGAGGGGTTACCCCGGGTACTTCGTCGCCCGCCCCGCCATCTCCTGCACTTGAACCTCAGCGTGTGCATCTGGACCCGGTAGGCGGGTCGATCTGCACCCGCTGCATGGTGGACCACCTCAGCGTGTGCATCTGGACCCGGTAGGCGGGTCGATCTGCACCCGCTGCGGTCAGGCGCGGCAGCCGAAGGCGGCGAGGTCGTGGGTGGACAGGCTCGGCGGGGCGGCGCCCGCGCCGGTGCCCCACTCGCTCGGCGCGACGCCCATCTCGAAGGAGACGGTGCCGCCGTCCGCGACCTCGGACTCGGCGAACCAGGTGCGTTCGAGCGGCGCCCCGTCGAGGCTCGCGCTCTGCACGTACTTCGCGGCGAAGTTCGCGCCGGGCGCCTCGATGACGAGGTCGCCGTCGGGGCGGTGGATCGTGGCGCGCTCGAACGTGGGTGAGCCGACGGTGTAGATCGGGGCGCCGGGCGTGATGGGGAACACGCCCAGCATCGTCCAGACGAGCCACCCCGACAGCGCCCCGAGGTCGTCGTTGCCCGGCAGGCCGTCGTAGGTCGGCGTGAAGAGCGAGGCGACGCCACGAGCCACCGCCTGGGTCTTCCATGGCGCCCCGACCCAGTTGTAGAGGTACGGCGCTTCGAGGTCGTGCTCGTTGCCCGGGGCGTACTGGTTGCCGTAGTAGAAGATGCCGAACACGGTCGCTTGGTTCTGCACCTTCGGCCACGCGACGGGGATGGTCCCGGTCAGCGGCAGCCCGAAGAAGGCGTCGAGGCGCTGCTCGACGTCGACGCCGGCATCGGCCATGCCGCCGACCAGCCCCGCGAGGTCCTGCATCGCGAGCCACGAGTACTGCCAGGAGGTGCCCTCCTGGAAGCCGTAGCCGTTCTCGGGGTAGAAGTCGGCCAGCCAGGTCCCGTCCGCGTCGCGGGGCCGGATGAACCCGGTCTCGGGGTCGAGCAGGTTGCGGTAGTTGGTCGCCGTCTCCAGCACCCGGTCGCGGTCCTCCTCAGCGCCCCACCGATCGGCGACCAGACCGAGCGCGAGGTCGGCGAAGCCGTACTCGAGCGTCGTGCCCGCATCGCGTGTTCCCCCCGTGAGCAGGTCGGTCGGCCCGGACGGCGGGCCGACCGGGAGGTAGCCGAGGTCGCGGTAGGCGGGCTTGCGCGCGTCGTAGCGTTCCAGCATCTCGGCCAGCAGCGTCTCCCGCAGCGCCGCATGCGACGGGTCGTCGAGCAGCCCGCGGCACACGCCTTCGGCGATGAACGGCAGCACCGGGTCGCCCGACATGTAGCCGGGGTCGTTGGGGCCGAGCTGCCACCGGGGAAGGTGGCCGCGCTTCTCGGCGAAGTCAGCCAGCGAGTACAGCATGTCCTCGTAGCGCTCGGGGTCGATCACCGCCAGCAGCGCGTTCTGGCCGTTCTTGGAGTCCCACAGCGAGAACTGGGTGTAGCGCGGCCGCTCGCGGTGGTGGATGGCGCCGTCGCCGCCGGGGTAGCGGCCGTCGACGTCGGACAGCAGGTTGGGGAACAGCTGCGCGTGGTACAGCGCGGTGTAGAAGCTGGTCCGTTCGAGGTCGGTGCCGCCCTCGATCTCGATCGCGTCGAGCGCCCCGTCCCACGCCGTCTCCGCGTCGGCTACGACCGCCCCGAAGTCCCAGCCCGGGTTCTCGGTGTCGAGGTTGCGGACGGCGCCGTCGATGTCGGTGAAGCTCATGCCGACCTTGACGATCACCTCGTCGACGCCCTCAGCGAACTCGAGCACCGCCGTCGGCTGGCCGTCGAGCGAGGTCACGGCCGTGCCCGCGGGGTCGGTCAGCGTGAAGGGCTGGTTGGCACGGACGGCGTAGTGGATGTCCATCGGCCCCGAGACGTCGTCGTGGACGGTGCCCACCACGAGGCTCGGGTCGTCGGGGTGCAGCGCCACGGTCGCGTCCTTCAGCCCGCGCAGGCTCCGGGACGGGTCGATCACGACCTTCGGGGCGACCCCGAGGGGGTACTCGTAGCGGTGCATGCCGGTGCGCTCGGTCGCGGTCAGCTCGGCGATCACCCCGTAGCGCTCGAGGATGACGCTGTAGTAGCCGGCCTCGGCCACCTCCCCTGCGCGGTCGAACGGCGAGGCGTAGAAGGGAATGGGGGCCGAGCCGGGGTGCGACTGGCGGCGAGCGTCCACCTCACCGTGCATCGGGAACAGCGGCACGTGTCCGCCCTGCCACACGCCCGCGGACATGTGGGTGTGACTGAAGCCGGTGATCACGCTGTTGGTGATGTAGTAACCGCCGTAGTTCAGAGGGCCCTCGGCGGTGTCGGGGCCGAGCCCGACCATCCCGTGAGGCAGCACCGGACCGGGGTTGGTGAAGCCCGGGGCGTAGGAGCCGATCATCGGGTCGACGTACTCCCGGGGCGTCACCGCGCCCCGCTCGGCCGCGGGCACCGCCGGGGCGGCGGCGACAACCGCGAACGCGGCGAGACCGGCGAGCAAGCGACGCATCGAGGCTCCGAGCTAGGGACGATGGGAAGCCTTCGACCCCCGCGGCCGCTTCCCCTGCCGAGTGGGAGCAGGTCTGCGCGTAGCCGCACCGATCTGCTCCCACCGGGGGAGGAGTCAGGGGGTCGGGGGTCGAAGCCTCCACCCGACCCCCCTCCTCAGGTAGGACCATGCGCTCGTTCCTCGCACCGCTCGTCGCGGCCGCCCTCACCGTCGGGGCGCTCGTCGCCGCCCCGACCGTCTCCATCGCCTCGGCCGACGACGCCATCGCTGACTGGGACGGCATCCGCGCCGGTGTCGGCATCGCGGATGCCACGTGGCACGTCGGAGCTTCGAGCGGCCAGTACAGCGACTTCGCCTTCCCGACCGGCGCGGTGAGCGGCGGCGACGTCGACCCCCACCACCACGCGACCTACAAGTCCAGCTCCTACGGGGTGCAGTCGCGGCTGACGGTCCGCGCGCTGGTGGTCGAGGGGACCAACGGCGAGCGCGTCGCGCTGCTGAAGTCGGACAACTACCTGGCGCAGGACCTGCTGCTGCGCCGCGTCGGCCAGCTGCTGGCTGACGACCCGGGATCGCAGATCGGCTACGACGACATCCTCCACGCCGCGTCCCACAACCACAGCTCGCCCTACTACTCCACGCCGTCGTGGGGTGTCTGGCTGTTCCAGGACGCGATGGACCTGCGCATGCTGGAGTACCAGGCGCAGGCGATGTACCGGGCCATCCGCGAAGCTGAGATCGACCTCGCCCCGGCGCGCATGGGCGCCACGACCGTCCACCACGAGCTCTACAAGGGCAACATCATGCGTCCGCAGACCGCGGACGACGGCTCGCCCGCCGGGTTCCCCAACGATTACGGCGACGAGGGCCTGCCCGTGCTGCGGTTCGACCGGCTCACCGAGGACGGCTTCGAGCCGATGGGCATCTGGATGAACTGGGGCCAGCATCCCGAGTCGCTCGACGGCTACGACCTCATCACCGCCGACTTCCTCGCCCCGCTCGAGCGCTTCGTCGAGCGCGACACCGGCGCGAAGCTCGTGTTCAGCCAGGGCGACGTCGGCTCCGCCGAGGGCCCCTACGACGGCTGGAACCGCGGCCGCATGGACGATGGCACGCTGATCGCGTGGGCCCACATCGGACACGCCCAGACCGAGCGGGGCGCGCGCCTGCTCGCCGACGCGGTCGTCGAGGGCTTCGAGGCCATCGGGCAGGGCGAGGGCGACGTCCCCTACGCCACCCACTTCGAGGTGGGTGCGATCAACGGCTGGGTGCCCGGCCCGATCAGCCACCCCTACCCCAGCGTCTCCAACTGCCGCACCGAGCCGACCGTCGAGGGCGATCCCGGCTCACCCATCCTCGGCCTGCCCGACTGCGCCCGCAGCGGGGCGCTCGGCTCGCCGCTCGACCCGCTCTACGAGAACCTGCGGGCCCACGGCCTGCCGGTCCCGGCCAACTACGACGCCCCGTCGTTCACCGGCGTGCAGGAGAACGTGCGCCTGCGCCTGCAAGCGATCAAGCTCGGCGACATCATCATCGCGTCGTGCGCGTGCGAGGCCCAGGTCGATCTGATCCTCAACTTCGAGAGCCGCGCGAACGACGTCGTCGGCGACCTGCACGACGGCTTCGACTGGTTCGAGGACCCCAACACGACCTGCACCCAGGGGGAGTCCGGGGAGTGGACCTGCCAGTACGCCGACCCGGAGGCGCGCGGCGGACGGAGCTGGACCTTCAGTGACGCCGCGTACCAGCGCTACCAGGCCCAGGTCCACAACCCCGCCGACGGCTGGGACGAGCTCGACTACGCCCCGTACGCCAACAGCGAGCCCGACGACCCGGCCGAGATCAAGGGCAACTTCACCACCGAGGAGCTGGACGAGCAGACCGGCTACGCGCTCGCCATCGGCGTCGGCCACGCCGGCGACTACAACGGCTACACGGTCAGCTACCGCGAGTACATGGGCTACGACCACTACCGCAAGGCGCTGACGAGCCACGGCCCCCACACCGCCGACTACATGTCGACGTGGATGACGCGGATGGCGCGGGACCTCAACGACCCGAGCTACTCGTACGTCGAGGAGATGACCGCACAGGACCCGAC
This window contains:
- a CDS encoding carboxypeptidase is translated as MRTLRPIIVTAVAALAAALLPLAASGQETTPPTTEFEDNGGADWTSHQGELDFLDAVAAGSSRVRLEVLGHTLHERPLHLVTIGATAPRTAEEALESKEPVVLFVCTQHGNEPAGREACLIHLRDLAFTDDPTLIRQMQHQTILFIPTANPDGRAVNNRRNSQGIDINRDHMQLRTAEGQAIAEVIRDWQPDAAADLHEYGPSVPVFYDDEVLYLWPRNLNAHEGVRALARTLAEDYVAKGVEEDGYTAGEYGRYRALEDDYHVTQTAGDWDDGIARNALGLRHVASILLETAVTQNPNNGTGDLNTAGLQNRRVNAHVDAIDETLRFMRDLGAAVATQSEKAKEEKAQEGADRNVPLFFNGQDEDTTIDGMVLGSREESTSYADPPPCGYVLDAEQAQDAAVALALHGIATEPMEGGGVFVSMAQAAEPIIGLLLDGRAKRERVAATPVELCGEVAVIEARESATAGPALADAPVRAHLIGA
- a CDS encoding GH92 family glycosyl hydrolase; protein product: MRRLLAGLAAFAVVAAAPAVPAAERGAVTPREYVDPMIGSYAPGFTNPGPVLPHGMVGLGPDTAEGPLNYGGYYITNSVITGFSHTHMSAGVWQGGHVPLFPMHGEVDARRQSHPGSAPIPFYASPFDRAGEVAEAGYYSVILERYGVIAELTATERTGMHRYEYPLGVAPKVVIDPSRSLRGLKDATVALHPDDPSLVVGTVHDDVSGPMDIHYAVRANQPFTLTDPAGTAVTSLDGQPTAVLEFAEGVDEVIVKVGMSFTDIDGAVRNLDTENPGWDFGAVVADAETAWDGALDAIEIEGGTDLERTSFYTALYHAQLFPNLLSDVDGRYPGGDGAIHHRERPRYTQFSLWDSKNGQNALLAVIDPERYEDMLYSLADFAEKRGHLPRWQLGPNDPGYMSGDPVLPFIAEGVCRGLLDDPSHAALRETLLAEMLERYDARKPAYRDLGYLPVGPPSGPTDLLTGGTRDAGTTLEYGFADLALGLVADRWGAEEDRDRVLETATNYRNLLDPETGFIRPRDADGTWLADFYPENGYGFQEGTSWQYSWLAMQDLAGLVGGMADAGVDVEQRLDAFFGLPLTGTIPVAWPKVQNQATVFGIFYYGNQYAPGNEHDLEAPYLYNWVGAPWKTQAVARGVASLFTPTYDGLPGNDDLGALSGWLVWTMLGVFPITPGAPIYTVGSPTFERATIHRPDGDLVIEAPGANFAAKYVQSASLDGAPLERTWFAESEVADGGTVSFEMGVAPSEWGTGAGAAPPSLSTHDLAAFGCRA
- a CDS encoding neutral/alkaline non-lysosomal ceramidase N-terminal domain-containing protein, translated to MRSFLAPLVAAALTVGALVAAPTVSIASADDAIADWDGIRAGVGIADATWHVGASSGQYSDFAFPTGAVSGGDVDPHHHATYKSSSYGVQSRLTVRALVVEGTNGERVALLKSDNYLAQDLLLRRVGQLLADDPGSQIGYDDILHAASHNHSSPYYSTPSWGVWLFQDAMDLRMLEYQAQAMYRAIREAEIDLAPARMGATTVHHELYKGNIMRPQTADDGSPAGFPNDYGDEGLPVLRFDRLTEDGFEPMGIWMNWGQHPESLDGYDLITADFLAPLERFVERDTGAKLVFSQGDVGSAEGPYDGWNRGRMDDGTLIAWAHIGHAQTERGARLLADAVVEGFEAIGQGEGDVPYATHFEVGAINGWVPGPISHPYPSVSNCRTEPTVEGDPGSPILGLPDCARSGALGSPLDPLYENLRAHGLPVPANYDAPSFTGVQENVRLRLQAIKLGDIIIASCACEAQVDLILNFESRANDVVGDLHDGFDWFEDPNTTCTQGESGEWTCQYADPEARGGRSWTFSDAAYQRYQAQVHNPADGWDELDYAPYANSEPDDPAEIKGNFTTEELDEQTGYALAIGVGHAGDYNGYTVSYREYMGYDHYRKALTSHGPHTADYMSTWMTRMARDLNDPSYSYVEEMTAQDPTTVARLAADEARQVAQSELLGRAAGTAYTAWLAALPADVGPAEILADGQPGDVSRFDAATVTWRGGSNAVDNPTVVVEREVDGAWQPFADMSGEVQTMLDMPNGVQGVADTYTGSQEWRWTASFEAFTGGPNPALGSTPPGEYRFVIDGVISGGLGEGRSTYHLESDSFTVSVWDGIPAPTVSVDGDVVTVQTERVLYPRTYESDFPFVSDDGRGGLVDPETGEAVPDDLRVCETCSFRAWAFEGEVAAVDVTIRRTDGSEEIVGATPAGDGRWTVSGLQLADGDEVVVAAGGVRDQDGNVNGLGSDVEVVTLTLSGTDEVIIRPALPDAAQDGRTPAGSSHAPEAAPARVAAATATDTAAAVFVLLVLAGAVVLLARRRGA